A genomic window from Nicotiana sylvestris chromosome 11, ASM39365v2, whole genome shotgun sequence includes:
- the LOC104250055 gene encoding serine carboxypeptidase-like 51, with amino-acid sequence MELKKSIVVVSLTVPLLFLAPLFSGGIGIAIAARNQDASESWGYVEVRPKAHMFWWYYRSPYRVEDPNKPWPIILWLQGGPGASGVGIGNFQEVGPLNTNLKPRNSTWLRKADLLFVDNPVGTGYSFVEDNKLFVKTDVEAATDLTTLLIEIFNRNQSLQQSPLYIVAESYGGKYAVTLALSALKAIESGKLKLKLGGVALGDSWISPEDFVFSWGPLLKDVSRIDGNGLQKSNSVAQKIKQQINDGQYEAATNSWRDLENIISDNSNSVDFYNFMLDSGMDPLSLTASELSQGISMKRYSRYLQSSRITPGSDVDLDSLMNGAVKKKLKIIPQNVQWGGQSDSVFNAMYGDFMKPRIDEVDELLAKGVNVTVYNGQLDLICATKGTEAWVVKLKWEGLKTFLKMERSPIYCGGDKNTKAFTKSYKNLHFYWILGAGHFVPVDQPCVALDMVASIAQSPAVSK; translated from the exons ATGGAATTGAAAAAGTCCATTGTTGTTGTTTCTCTTACTGTTCCTCTCTTGTTTTTGGCTCCACTTTTTAGTGGAGGAATAGGAATAGCCATTGCTGCTAGAAATCAAGATGCTTCAGAATCATGGGGTTATGTTGAAGTTAGACCTA aagccCACATGTTCTGGTGGTATTACAGAAGTCCATACAGAGTTGAAGATCCAAATAAGCCATGGCCAATAATACTATGGTTACAGGGTGGACCA GGAGCATCAGGAGTTGGAATTGGAAACTTTCAAGAAGTTGGACCACTTAACACTAATCTGAAACCTAGGAATTCAACTTGGTTGAGAAAAGCTGATCTTCTTTTTGTA GATAATCCAGTTGGAACAGGATATAGTTTTGTGGAGGACAACAAGCTATTTGTGAAGACAGATGTGGAGGCAGCAACAGATTTGACAACACTGTTGATTGAAATTTTCAATAGAAATCAGAGCTTACAACAGAGCCCTCTCTATATAGTAGCAGAGTCCTACGGAGGAAAATATGCTGTTACTCTTGCTCTTTCTGCCCTTAAAGCCATAGAATCTGGCAAATTAAAGCTCAAACTTGGAG GAGTGGCATTGGGTGATAGTTGGATCTCACCTGAAGATTTTGTG TTTTCATGGGGTCCTCTTCTGAAAGATGTGTCGAGAATTGATGGGAACGGCCTACAAAAATCAAACAG TGTAGCTCAAAAAATAAAGCAGCAAATTAATGATGGCCAATATGAAGCTGCAACAAATTCATGGAGAGATCTGGAAAACATCATAAGCGATAATAGTAATTCCGTG GATTTCTACAATTTCATGTTGGATTCAGGAATGGACCCTTTATCTTTAACAGCTTCTGAATTATCACAAGGAATTTCAATGAAGAGATATTCAAGATATTTGCAATCTTCTAGGATTACTCCTGGTAGTGATGTTGATCTTGACAGCTTAATGAATGGTGCTGtcaaaaagaaattgaaaattatTCCACAAAATGTTCA ATGGGGAGGACAGTCTGATTCTGTTTTTAATGCAATGTACGGTGATTTTATGAAGCCAAGAATTGATGAG GTTGATGAATTATTGGCCAAAGGAGTGAATGTGACCGTATATAATGGGCAG CTTGATCTCATTTGTGCAACCAAGGGAACAGAAGCATGGGTTGTGAAGCTAAA GTGGGAAGGGTTGAAAACTTTTTTGAAAATGGAAAGAAGTCCAATTTATTGTGGGGGTGACAAAAATACAAAGGCTTTCACCAAGTCTTACAAGAACCTGCATTTCTACTGGATTCTTGGAGCTGGCCATTTT GTTCCAGTTGATCAACCTTGTGTGGCATTAGATATGGTTGCCAGCATCGCGCAATCACCAGCAGTTTCAAAATGA